The proteins below come from a single Mus musculus strain C57BL/6J chromosome 5, GRCm38.p6 C57BL/6J genomic window:
- the Speer4a gene encoding spermatogenesis associated glutamate (E)-rich protein 4a, with protein sequence MALFARLCRLFQRANVNGRETREGRKDANLPPESNEGRRRWTWRMWMAHRQTTSSVPVTSKKQFEKEEKELIKKIQLTTKETNELRDRLIYVTEGSMNKRPYHRQTRHYKELKLKEKEIMTYLHNLEMENMEARENKQEFKKEKNFYRNLHTRILLEENLIKKKLAILQQESKEIHADWAIIQERLVELNLSCKDEQEKTSNLETQENQVSEAARELGLATAEEDSILQNELPCQEAPAEHHTQNPPSSSDESSSDESSYSTCPAWE encoded by the exons ATGGCCTTGTTTGCCCGACTCTGCAGACTCTTTCAGAGAGCCAATGTGAAtgggagagagaccagagaggggaggaaggatgctAACCTTCCACCTGAGAGTAATGAAGGACGAAGGAGGTGGACTTGGCGAATGTGGA TGGCTCACAGACAGACAACATCCTCTGTACCTGTCACAAGCAAAAAGCAgtttgagaaggaagagaaggagctgaTCAAAAAGATCCAGCTCACTACCAAGGAGACAAATGAGCTGAGAGATCGCCTGATCTACGTGACCGAGGGATCCATGAACAAGAG GCCCTACCACAGGCAAACTCGACATTATAAAGAACTGAAATTAAAGGAGAAGGAGATCATGACATATCTACACAACTTAGAGATGGAGAACATGGAGGCCCGAGAGAACAAGCAGGAGTTCAAGAAGGAGAAAAATTTCTATCG TAACCTGCACACCCGGATCCTGCTGGAGGagaatcttataaagaaaaagttGGCGATATTGCAGCAGGAGAGCAAGGAAATACATGCTGATTGGGCCATCATTCAAGAACGTTTGGTGGAGTTGAACCTGAGTTGTAAAGATGAACAGGAGAAGACCAGCAACCTGGAGACTCAAGAAAATCAG gtctcagaagctgcaagagagctgggattggccacagctgaagaagacagcatcttgcaGAATGAGTTGCCATGCCAGGAGGCCCCTGCTGAGCACCATACCCAGAACCCACCATCTTCCTCGGATGAATCTTCCTCAGATGAATCTTCTTATAGCACATGTCCTGCGTGGGAATAG